From Cryobacterium sp. GrIS_2_6:
ATCGCGACCTGACGCGAGCCTCATCGGGATCAGGCCCGGTCATCGTCGCGGAGGATCGTGTTCTTGCTGGTGAGCAGGATGGGTTTCTGCTCGGGGTCGAGTCCGGGTGGCGGGGTCAGCCAGTATCGGCCGTTTGGGTCGCGGGTGATGCGCCAGTGTTCGTTGTGGAGCCTGAGGTGGTCGGCCCGGCAGAGCAGGATGCCGTCGTCGAGGTTGGTCTGCCCGGTGTCGTCCTTCCAGTGTTGGATGTGGTGGGTTTCGGTCCAGGAGGGTGGTCGGTCGCAACCGGGCCACATGCAGCCGCCGTCGCGAATGGCGAGGGCCGTGCGTTGGGCGGGGCTGAAGGTGCGTTGTTCGCGGCCAAGGTCGATACCGCTGCCGTGGTCGTCGAAGGTGACGTCGAGGATCCCGGTGTCGCAGAGGGTGCGTTCGAGGGTTTCGGGGGGAGACCGTGACCGCGGTCCCCTCGATCACGCCCGGCTGGAGCGGGTGCGCCTCGGTTTCGGGATTCGCCGCAGTGTCGGCTGCGAGTGACGAAGCCTCGGCTGGTGCGGCATCGGTGGGTGTGGTGCCGGCGGGCGTTGTGCTGGTGGGTGCGGTGTTCCTGGTGCGGATGGTGACCATGCGGACTGCGGGGCTGCGACCGCCGGCGATGCGTTTCGGGTCGGCCTTCACGCCGAGTTTCGTCAGGGCCAGGAACGCGTCCGCGGTGAGTTGCTCGGTTGTGCGCGGGTCGTCCTGGACCCGCTTCGCCCACGCCACCTGCTCCTTGTCCACGAACCGGACCCCGCCATCTTGTGCCAGGCGGGCAGTGGCGCGTCATGTGCGATCGTGATAAACATGAGATATGCACATTTTCTGCGCAGCCTGAGACTCTGCTCGGACATTCATCCTTAGAACATCTCCGAAAGTGAAGACGGATCCTACGTTTTTCGCGGTCAAAAATTCAGGGAGTGAAAAGAAATGAAAGCAGTCGTTTACAAAGGCCCCAACGAGGTCAACGTTGAAGAAGTTCCCGATGCCAAGATCGAACGTCCCACTGACGTTCTCGTACGCATCACGGCCACAAATATTTGCGGTTCAGATCTACACATGTATGAGGGACGCACCGATTTCGAGGTTGGACGCACGTTCGGTCACGAAAACATGGGCGAGGTCATCGAGGTCGGTAACGGCGTCGACAAGGTAAAGGTCGGCGAACTCGTCGTGCTGCCATTCAATATTTCTTGCGGGTTCTGTAAGAACTGTGAGCGCGGTTTCACTAATTACTGCATGACAACTCAGCCAGACCCGATTGGCGCGGGAGCGGCCTACGGCTTCGCTGGAATGGGCCCGTATCCCGGCGGGCAGGCCCAAATGCTGCGCGTGCCCTACGGCGACAACAACTGTTTGCGCTTGGGAGAAGATGCCATAGACAAGCAAAACGACTACGTGATGCTCTCGGACATCTTCCCTACCGGCTACCACGCTACCGAGATGGCCGGCGTGATCCCCGGTGACACCGTCGTGATCTACGGGGCCGGTCCAGTCGGGCTGATGGCCGCCCTGTCTGCCACGATCAAGGGCGCAAGCAAAGTCTGGGTCGTGGACCGACGCCCGGACCGGCTGGCCCTTGCCGAGCAGATCGGTGCGATCGCCATTGATGACTCGAAGACGGACCCGGTTCAGTTCGTGCTGGACCAGACCAAGGGTATCGGCGCAGACCGGGGATGTGAATGCGTGGGTTACCAAGCCCACGATCCCCAGGGCGCCGAAGACCCCGCGATGACGCTGAATCAGCTCATCCAGTCCGTGCGCATCACCGGAGGAATCGGCGTTGTTGGTGTCTTCCTGCCGGCAGATCCCGGCGGCTTCGACGAGAACGCCAAGCAGGGCAAGCTTGCCATCGACTATGGCCTGCAGTGGCTCAAGGGCCAAAATGTTGGCAGTGGCCAATGCCCGGTGAAGAAATACAACCGGCAATTGCGTGACTTGATCGCCGTGGGCAAGGCCAAGCCATCCTGGATCGTTTCCCACGAGATCCCCCTCAGCAAAGCCGCCGACGCCTATAAAAACTTCGACGAACGCACCAACGGGTGGACAAAAGTCATCCTCAAGCCCGAATAGGCCAAAGCTTCACCAGCCCGGTCAACCCCGCCCTCGCGGCGCAAGTCACAACGACACACGACAGCGAGAAACGAGCCCGCAAAGTTACCCGTTCCGCCTAGCGTGTAAAACACAAGAGGAGACGGTGACTCGGTCCCCACCCCGGCGAGGACTGGTGATGGCGTCGTAGGTGCTCATCAGGTGTTCGCCGTCTTCCGGGGCGAACAGGCCGACCAAACGCACCTGCCCCGTGTGGAGCCGCCAGAACCGGAGTGATCGCCCGGTCCAGGTCGCCGAGGCCTTTGCGGAGTGAGTCAGCCTTCTCGACACTCAGCCAGCCTTCTCCCAGCGCCCGGCCGATCGGTGCATGCCACGGCGGCACTGCGGCCGCCGGCACCGGCGCAACGTCTGGGGCCGTGCCGTCGAGGGGTGGCTGCCCGCCGATCCCGTCGGGCCCCGCCTGCCCGTCCTGCCCGTCTTGCCCGTCGAGAGGCGGGGTCTCGTCGAGCAGCCTCTGAGTGTCGGCGGCTTCCCGGGCGGCCTTCTCGGCGGCGTCGGCCTCCGTGAGCAGCCGGCTGACCGCGAGCAGTTTGGCCGCGTCGCCCTTGCTCGACCCGGAAATGGCCTGCAGAAGGTCTTCCGGAGAACGGAACCCCTGCCGGGCGGCCAGACCCTTCCCGCCGAGCTCTGGTCGGGAACGCCGGGCCAGGGTCGCCGCCATCCACGCGGCGCAGGTGTCCAGCGCCCGCCGGGACCCGGCGATCAATGCCTGCCCCGCGAGGACCTGCTCGTCAATGAGCGCGTCGTAATCCGCCGACGACCCACCCAGCGCCGCCACAGTATCCGGTACCAGCGCGGTGAGGGACGTGCTGGAAGACGCACCGCCGTGCGGCTCATCGGGCGAAGCCGGCGACTCCGGGAGGTTGGTCATGCCCCAACGTTACGACCAACCACCGACACTCTCTGAGCATGGCTCAGGTCTGTGGAAACTCTCGTTGATCAGGTATCTGGTGAGGACAAGCCGGCCCTGCGAGCGGCTGCCCTACTCGTCGTCGGCCTCGGCGCGCGGATGCCGTTTCGCGTCGGCAGGGGGGAGGTCGCCTGGCGTGCTGACTTCCTCGCCGGTCTCGGCGTTGACGGCGGTCTGGCCGGGCGGAAGGTTCGACAGGTCCGGCGCGATCATCGTCGGCATCAGCTTGGAGTCCGGCAGTCCGAACCGAGGAATCGACTCCGCTTCGGTTGTGGCGAGCACGAGGTCGTCGGACTGGCGCGGCAGGGTGCGGCCCCGGAAGAAAATCGGGTTGACCGCCCACCAGACCAGCATCACGATCACACCGAGCACCAGTGCGCCGATTCCGACGACGGCGACGGCGCCGATGCCGAAGATCGTGACGTTGTCCCCGTTATCGTCGGTGAGCCAGTCGACCGTGGCGTACTGCTGCAGCCCGTAGACGAAGGCCGCGGTCAGCATCAGGCCGCCGAGCAGTGGGAACAGCCCGCGCATGATCACGTTCCGGAACGACGACCACATCGTCCTGCGGTAATACCAGACGCACGCGAAACCGGTGAGCCCGTAGTAGAAGGCGATCATCAGGCCGACGGAACCGATCAGCGCCCCGAGCAGCTGGACACTGATCAGGGTGAAGAGCAGGTAGAACCCGATCGAGACGCCGCCCATGGCGAGGGTGGCCCAGGTCGGGGTGAGGAAACGCGGGTGGATCTTCGCGAAGCGTTCGGGCAGGGCGCGGTAGACACCCATCGACAGGGCCGTGCGGGCGGTGGGCAGGATCGTGGTCTGCGTCGACGCGGAGGCCGAGGTGAGGATCGACGCCGAGAGGAGGAGCATCGCGAGGTTGCCGAGGGTACTGTCACCGAACAGGGCCGGCCCGATCGCGGCGAAGACGTCCGCCGAGTTCGCGTCGTTGCCGAGTCCCACCCCCTCGGTGCCGACGCCCGCGAAGGCGACCGCCGCGACGGTCACGAGGGCATAGGTGCCGAGAAGGAGCAGGGTGCTGATGATTGCGGCCCGGCCAGGGGTCTTGCTCGGGTCGGCCGTCTCCTCATTGACCGAGACGGCCGTGTCCCAGCCCCAGTAGATGAACACGGCGGTCAGCACGGCCGGGGCGATCACGCTGCCGAAGTCGAGCGTGAACGGGTTGAACCAGTCAAGCGTCGGGGTCAGCGAGTAGCTTTCCGCACTCCCGGTGTACACGCGGATGAGCGCGAAGACGGCGAACATGATCAGAACGACAACCTCGATGCCCAGGAGCACGTACTGGATACGGGCGGAGAGTTCGATACCGCGGTAGCAGATCCACGTCATGATCACGATCCAGAGCACACCGGCGACCGTCGACCAGAACTGGTCGTTCGCGAGGTCGGCGACACCCGTCAGTCCGAGGTCGCCCAGGAAGGTGAAGGAGTACGAGCCGGCGACCTGTGCGAGGTTGGCCATCACGATGACGTCTGCGGCGATGATGCCCCAGCCGCCGAGCCAGCCGGTGATCGGGCCGAATGCCCGGGTGGCCCACGTGAAGGTCGTTCCGCAGTCCGGCTCCGCCTTGTTGAGTTCCTGGTATGCGACCGCGATGAGGTACATCGGGATGAAGGCGAGCAGCACGATACCCGGCGCCTTGACACCGGCGAGAAGGGCTCCGCCGCTCGCCACGATGAAGCCGAGGCTCGCGGCGAGGCTGTACGCGGGAGCCGTTGACGCCATTCCGACGACGACGCTCGACAGCAGGCCGAGCGCCCCGCCTTTCAGCCCCTTGCTCTCGACCTGGTCGGAACGTTTCTCGCCGGCTTGGGACGAAGCGCTATCGGTCATCGGTACTCCCCACGTGAGGGCCGACCGGGGTCGGCAACAGGGCGGAACAGGACGAACGCGGTCCCTCAGCGGTGAGCGATCGTGATTGACACCGTTCTACCCCTGTTTCCCGCGGTCCGCACCTGCACAATGTTCCGGTTTCGCATGTTTCAGGGCCGAGGGAGGGGACCCGCGATCACCAGTCGGGCAGGAATTCCTGCCACACCGCCCGACGGTCCCCGCGGGGATCCGACTCGACGCGGTCCTCCGCATCGATGATCAGGGTCAGGCGGTTCTCCTCGGTGAAGCGGGGCCAGTCGGCGTCGGGACGGCCGGTGAGCGCGAAGTGCAGCCAGTTCCGGCGCATCCGCTCGCCCGCGTTGATGAAGAGCTCCCGACCGCCGAGCACGCTCATGATCTGGGCGACGGGCAGGTCGGTCTGGTCGAACAGGGCGAAAAGCTCGATTCCGTGGGTCGCGCCGAGTCCGAGCATGTGCATCAGGCGCGGCGCGAGGTCGAAGCGGTAGACGTACACCGGCGCGACCCTGGAGTGCAGCTCCCCGAGCTGCAGGCTCGGGTACCAGAACACGAAGTCGCTGCCGAAATCGACCGAGCCGCGCAGTGGTGATAACCCCGCGTACACCGCGCGCATCGCCTCGTGCGAGCTCTCCGGTGCCTGGTCGAAGATGGCGCTGATCCGGGGAGCCGAATGCGGCAGGATGTCCACCCTGCCGCGGAAGAGGGTGCCTTCCCGCTCGTTGGAGCCGATGATGAGCGGGACCCGGTGTTCGCGGCCCGCGCGGAAGGCATCGACCGGCCGTTCAGGCAGGAAGTCGCCGTCGACGACGGGCACGAGGCAGAAGGTGCCCGGGTTCGAGTCCGGGGTCCGGGTCTGCACCGCGACGACAGCCTGGGAGATCACGTCGGCGGGTGCCATGGCGAGCAGCTCGTCCGGGGCCAGGCCGACCGCTCCGGCGTCGGCTTCCGTGAGCGTCCGCAACTCCTCGACGACTTCCCCGGCCCAAGCATCCGTGAGTTCCCGCGAGAACGCGGCGTTGGACGGCGAGCTCTGGGCGATTGCGCGCGCGAAGAGCCCCTCGGCCGCCGGCGTCGCCATCAGCGTGATGACGGCGTTCCCTCCCGCCGATTCCCCGAACACGGTGACGTTGTTCGGGTTGCCGCCGAAGGCGCGGATGTTGTCCCGCACCCAGCGCAGGGCAGCGACCTGGTCGCGCAACCCGAGGTTGCTCTCAAAGGGGTGGTCCGGCGTCGAGTATCTGGTGAAGTCGATGTAGCCGAGCGCCCCCAGGCGGTAGTTGAAGCTCACGTAGACGACGCGGCCGCTGCGCACGAAGCGCTCGCCGCGGCCGGTGAAGTCCTGGGAGGACCCCACGCTGTACCCTCCGCCGTGGATGAACACCATCACCGGCAGGCCGAGCCGGCGCGGGTGCGCCGCGGCCGGGCGCATGACATTGATCGTCAGGCAGTCTTCCCCGGAGGCGCTGCGCGGCCCGTGCGCCCGAAACTGCCCGCGGTGCGGTTGCGAGGCGATCTTCCCGAACCTCGAGGCGTCACGGATGCCTGCCCACGATTCCACGGGACGCGGCGCCCGGAAGCGCCCATCGCCGACCGGCGTCGCCGCATACGGGATGCCGCGCCAGGCCAGGATCCCGTCCTCGTGCACACCGCGCACAATCCCGCCGCTGACGCGGACGTCGAGCCGGCCCCGGGGGAGCGAGACGGAGCGAAGGGGGGCTCCCAAACCGGGGCCGGGGCCTGGATGCGGTTCATCGTCGAGGGTCACTGCTGTGGACATGCGCTCCTCCTCGTGGGAATCTTCTGGAGTTGTCTGGGTCCTTCGTGTGGGTGGTGGGCCTGGGTCTGGGTTCTGGTGGTTCTGGTGGGTGCCGGGTTCTGTTCAGCGGTACTCGGGGTTGGGTTCGAAGCCGAAGCGCTCGCCGGCGTCCCAGTCCCGGCGGAGGTTCCCGTAGGCGGGGAAGCCGCCGTTGGCCTTCAGGATCGCCGCGAGGTGCATCAGGTTCCAGGTCATGAAGGTCGTGTTGCGGTTGGTGAAGTCGTTCTGGGGGCCACCGGACCCGGCGTCCAGGTAGCTCGGACCCGGCCCGATCTCGCCGATCCAGCCGGCGTCCGCGGCCGGGGGGATCGAGTAGCCGATGTGCTGCAGGCTGTAGAGGATGTTCGACGAGCAGTGCTTGACGCCATCCTCGTTGCCGGTGATGATGGCGCCGCTGACCTTGCCGTAATAGACGTACTGGCCCTTGTCGTTGAACTCTCCACTCATCGCATAGAGCCGCTCGATCACGCGTTTCGTCACCGAACTGTTGTCGCCGAGCCAGATCGGGCCGCCGATCACGAGGATGTCCGCCGTCTGCACCTTGTCGAAGAGCGCCGGCCAGGCATCCGTCTTCGAGCCGTGCTTGGTCATGTCGGGATAGACGCCGGTCGCGATGTCGTGGTCGATCGCCCGGATCGTTTCGGCGTAGACGCCCTGTTCGTGCATCAGGTTCATGCTGAGGTCGATGATCGCCTGGGTATTGCTGGGCTCGGGGCTGCGCTTGAGCGTGCAATTGATGAACAGGGCACGCAGCCCGGAATAGTCGTAGGAGGCCTGGGTATTGCGGCTCGGGGTCATGGCGCCAGTGTTGCACCCGCTCCGCGCACCGGCTACCCCGGGGCACGGGTTCACTTCGTCCGGGATCCGGGGTTAGATTGCCGGGTGACTCCTCGCGAACGCCGCATCCTGATCGTCGCCGTCCTCTCCTCCTTCGTCGCGTTCCTCGACGGTTCGATCATCAACGTCGCACTCCCCGCGATCTCGCGCGAGCTCGGCGGCGGCCTCACCCTTCAGCAGTGGGTCGTCGACGGCTATCTGCTCTCCCTCGGTGCCCTGATCCTCGTGGCCGGCTCGCTCTCGGATAGCTTCGGCCGGGTGCGCGTTCTTCGGGTCGGCCTGATCTGGTTCGGGATCACGTCGCTCGCGTGCGCCGTCGCACCGTGGGGCGCCGCCCTCGTCGTTGCGCGGATCCTGCAGGGTGCTGCTGCTGCCCTTCTCGTCCCGAGCTCCCTCGCGCTCATCACCTCGACGTTCACCGGTCCGGCCCAGGGCCGGGCGATCGGCGCCTGGACAGGCTGGACCGGCATCGCGGGCATCGCCGGGCCCATCCTGGGCGGCGTCCTCGTCGACACGAGCACCTGGCGGCTCGTGTTCGCGATCAACGTGCTCCCGATCGTGGCGACCCTCATCGTGCTCGCCGGAGTGCGGGAACCGGCGCGCACCGGTCCGGCCGCCCGGATCGACGTCGCCGGGGCCTTCCTCGCCGTCGTCGGCCTCGGCGGTCCCGTTTTCGCGCTCATCGAGCAGGGTCGGCTCGGCTGGGGCAGTCCCATCGTGTACCTGCCGCTCGTCGTCGGGCTGCTCTCCCTCGCCGCGTTCCTCTGGTGGGAGGCGCGAGCTCCGCACCCGATGATGCCCCTCGGCCTTTTCCGGGCACGCAACTTCTGGGCAGGAAACCTCGCGACCGTCGGCATCTACGGCGCGCTGAGCCTCGGTTTCTTCATCTTCGCCGTCTACCTGCAACAGGTCGGCGGCCTCTCGGCGACGAGCGCGGGACTCGCGGGCATCCCGGCGACCCTGATGTTGCTGTTCTTCTCGACATTGTTCGGCGGGCTCGCCGGCCGGTTCGGCCCGCGACTCTTCATGACCCTGGGCCCGATCGTGGCGGGCATCGGCTTCCTGATCCTGACCCTGGCCGTTCCCCCGGTGGATGTCTGGCGCACCGTTATCCCCGGCATCGCCGTCGTGGGCCTCGGGCTCTCGATCACGGTGGCACCCCTGACCGGCGCCGTGCTCGGCTCCATCCATCCCGAGCAGGCCGGAATCGGCTCGGCGATCAACAACGCCGTCTCCCGCGTCGCCGGACTCATCATGATCGCCTTCGCCGGCACGATCGCCGGCGAACAGCTCGGCGTCGCCGGGTTTCAGCGGGTCCTGCTGGTCACCGCCACGCTCATGTTCGCCGGCGCACTCGTGTCGTGGCTCGGCATCCGCACCCCGAAGAGCGGGGCGGATGCCGCAGCGCCGGCGGCAGGGTAACTCGCCTGAGCGCGGCATCCGCGTCTCTCCCACCTGCCCTCGAACGGGAGGGGCCGGGAAATCTGTTATAGTTTCTAAGTTGTCTTCGCGAAGGATTTCGCCTGGCACATGCGCTCGTAGCTCAACGGATAGAGCATCTGACTACGGATCAGAAGGTTGGGGGTTCGAATCCCTTCGGGCGCACGCAAAAACCCCCGTAATCATTGAGATTGCGGGGGTTTTCTTTTTGGTGGGATTTTCAGTCGCCACTTTCATTCGCCACATTGGGGCCCAGTAGGTCGCTGAGAATGGCTGAATTAACGACCACCCGCCGGCGCTTTCTCCCGATGTAGTACCGGAGGGTGACCTTGGAACCCTCGACAAGCGGGAGGGCGTGCCCCAGCTGTGCGGATGCCGCTGCGAGGTCGTCTTCATCTTCGATCCAGGATGCGACGGAGGCGCGGAGAGTCTTCATTTCGACCCAGTGTTAACAGCTCGTCGCCGCCCGCTATGAACAAGGCGCCGTTCTTGCTAACTCGAACATGCCATTCGGCCGGTGGGGCGAGATCTTCTCCAACGAGATCGTCGCCGCGGCCATGATCGACCGCCTCGTTCACCATGCCGCGGACGCCACCCTTGCCGGGGATTCATGCCGCACCCGCAGCTGCCCCGAGATGCTCGAGCAGCAACCCCGACAGGGCGCGAACTACACCGAAAACCAACCCGAGGGGTCAGAATTCAGACGACGATCAAGGGCCAGTTTTCACCCGACGTTGAGGGCCCTTGACGGCCCTCGTTTAGTGGCGATAACTGGCGCACGGAAGAACTCAGGAGGATTCGTCCCTGACATCGTCGCTGCAGCCTCTACTACAGCGAAATGCCCGCCCGAGCGATTGCCAGAAAAGCGTTGACCGCGCCCGATGTTTCTGGTGCGCGGCTGAGGAGTAGCAAGTCGACCGAGGCCTCGGGGTCGAGGAGGGGGCGGAAGGTGATCTTGGGAATCCTGATCTGCTCTGTTGTGTCCGGGACGACAGCGATTCCGAGGCCGGCCGCGACTAGGGCAAGGACTCCGAGCGTCGTAGCAGCGCGGTGCACGACTATCGGCTCCTGTCCTTGGCTGCGGATGTATTCCAGGGACAGGTCTTCAACGTCGTCGTGGGTGTAGACGATGACCTGTTTCCGGTTCAGGTCCGTGTAGTTGATGGTTGCGCGGGACGCCAATGGGTGTCCGCTCGGGATGGCTGCGATAAGCCGA
This genomic window contains:
- a CDS encoding HNH endonuclease signature motif containing protein → MWPGCDRPPSWTETHHIQHWKDDTGQTNLDDGILLCRADHLRLHNEHWRITRDPNGRYWLTPPPGLDPEQKPILLTSKNTILRDDDRA
- a CDS encoding glutathione-independent formaldehyde dehydrogenase, whose product is MKAVVYKGPNEVNVEEVPDAKIERPTDVLVRITATNICGSDLHMYEGRTDFEVGRTFGHENMGEVIEVGNGVDKVKVGELVVLPFNISCGFCKNCERGFTNYCMTTQPDPIGAGAAYGFAGMGPYPGGQAQMLRVPYGDNNCLRLGEDAIDKQNDYVMLSDIFPTGYHATEMAGVIPGDTVVIYGAGPVGLMAALSATIKGASKVWVVDRRPDRLALAEQIGAIAIDDSKTDPVQFVLDQTKGIGADRGCECVGYQAHDPQGAEDPAMTLNQLIQSVRITGGIGVVGVFLPADPGGFDENAKQGKLAIDYGLQWLKGQNVGSGQCPVKKYNRQLRDLIAVGKAKPSWIVSHEIPLSKAADAYKNFDERTNGWTKVILKPE
- a CDS encoding APC family permease — its product is MTDSASSQAGEKRSDQVESKGLKGGALGLLSSVVVGMASTAPAYSLAASLGFIVASGGALLAGVKAPGIVLLAFIPMYLIAVAYQELNKAEPDCGTTFTWATRAFGPITGWLGGWGIIAADVIVMANLAQVAGSYSFTFLGDLGLTGVADLANDQFWSTVAGVLWIVIMTWICYRGIELSARIQYVLLGIEVVVLIMFAVFALIRVYTGSAESYSLTPTLDWFNPFTLDFGSVIAPAVLTAVFIYWGWDTAVSVNEETADPSKTPGRAAIISTLLLLGTYALVTVAAVAFAGVGTEGVGLGNDANSADVFAAIGPALFGDSTLGNLAMLLLSASILTSASASTQTTILPTARTALSMGVYRALPERFAKIHPRFLTPTWATLAMGGVSIGFYLLFTLISVQLLGALIGSVGLMIAFYYGLTGFACVWYYRRTMWSSFRNVIMRGLFPLLGGLMLTAAFVYGLQQYATVDWLTDDNGDNVTIFGIGAVAVVGIGALVLGVIVMLVWWAVNPIFFRGRTLPRQSDDLVLATTEAESIPRFGLPDSKLMPTMIAPDLSNLPPGQTAVNAETGEEVSTPGDLPPADAKRHPRAEADDE
- a CDS encoding carboxylesterase/lipase family protein; translation: MSTAVTLDDEPHPGPGPGLGAPLRSVSLPRGRLDVRVSGGIVRGVHEDGILAWRGIPYAATPVGDGRFRAPRPVESWAGIRDASRFGKIASQPHRGQFRAHGPRSASGEDCLTINVMRPAAAHPRRLGLPVMVFIHGGGYSVGSSQDFTGRGERFVRSGRVVYVSFNYRLGALGYIDFTRYSTPDHPFESNLGLRDQVAALRWVRDNIRAFGGNPNNVTVFGESAGGNAVITLMATPAAEGLFARAIAQSSPSNAAFSRELTDAWAGEVVEELRTLTEADAGAVGLAPDELLAMAPADVISQAVVAVQTRTPDSNPGTFCLVPVVDGDFLPERPVDAFRAGREHRVPLIIGSNEREGTLFRGRVDILPHSAPRISAIFDQAPESSHEAMRAVYAGLSPLRGSVDFGSDFVFWYPSLQLGELHSRVAPVYVYRFDLAPRLMHMLGLGATHGIELFALFDQTDLPVAQIMSVLGGRELFINAGERMRRNWLHFALTGRPDADWPRFTEENRLTLIIDAEDRVESDPRGDRRAVWQEFLPDW
- a CDS encoding NAD(P)H-dependent oxidoreductase gives rise to the protein MTPSRNTQASYDYSGLRALFINCTLKRSPEPSNTQAIIDLSMNLMHEQGVYAETIRAIDHDIATGVYPDMTKHGSKTDAWPALFDKVQTADILVIGGPIWLGDNSSVTKRVIERLYAMSGEFNDKGQYVYYGKVSGAIITGNEDGVKHCSSNILYSLQHIGYSIPPAADAGWIGEIGPGPSYLDAGSGGPQNDFTNRNTTFMTWNLMHLAAILKANGGFPAYGNLRRDWDAGERFGFEPNPEYR
- a CDS encoding MFS transporter gives rise to the protein MTPRERRILIVAVLSSFVAFLDGSIINVALPAISRELGGGLTLQQWVVDGYLLSLGALILVAGSLSDSFGRVRVLRVGLIWFGITSLACAVAPWGAALVVARILQGAAAALLVPSSLALITSTFTGPAQGRAIGAWTGWTGIAGIAGPILGGVLVDTSTWRLVFAINVLPIVATLIVLAGVREPARTGPAARIDVAGAFLAVVGLGGPVFALIEQGRLGWGSPIVYLPLVVGLLSLAAFLWWEARAPHPMMPLGLFRARNFWAGNLATVGIYGALSLGFFIFAVYLQQVGGLSATSAGLAGIPATLMLLFFSTLFGGLAGRFGPRLFMTLGPIVAGIGFLILTLAVPPVDVWRTVIPGIAVVGLGLSITVAPLTGAVLGSIHPEQAGIGSAINNAVSRVAGLIMIAFAGTIAGEQLGVAGFQRVLLVTATLMFAGALVSWLGIRTPKSGADAAAPAAG